Genomic DNA from Corynebacterium kroppenstedtii:
GCGCGAACCGGGCGGCATAAAACTCGTGGCCCAGATCCAGTTCACTGCACCCGCGTTCAATGTGGAATGTTGTCCCTTCAAGCCGGCCAACCCAATACACACACTGTGCTGAACTGGCAAAATGATGCGCGTGCGGTGAGACACCCCGCATGCTGACCACGAGAACATCCTTATCCTCCCCCGTTGAGCAATCACGCATACGGAGCAGATTGGGATACTCCCATGTTGACGCCTCCGGGACGATATCAAAGGTGTCGCCCTCCTCGGCATCCGTTGTGTCGAGGGTCAAGGGACCGTCCGCCGTCCATGTCCGCAGATTATCCGAGCGGTACAAGGTTAACGACGGCTCCTGCACCGAACCCAAAACCATCCGCCAGCCCCCGTATGGCGAATCGGGGTCTCGGAACACGAACGGGCCACAGGCTCCCTCTGGGGAGGAAGCGCTATCTAACAAGGGGTTATGACTACTTGGGCGACACCACCCGCCATGCCGGCCACTGGTGTCAAACAAGGCGGCCAGGTTCACCGACGCGTTGCACCAATCTGCTGAAAAATGACCGGATGCTGAGTCTTCGGCCGGCGTCGAGTTGTGAACGCGACGCCCCTCCCCCTGAGGAGCAACAATGCCCGTATACACCAGACGCACGGTGCCGTCGTCGTCACGAACAGCGCTGCCTGACAAACACCCATCCCGGTCATAGTCGTGGTTAGGAACCAGCACGTCCGGGTGGAAGCGCCATTCGGATCTCAGCCGCGGGGTGTGCCCATCTGGGCCCGGGGTCACCACAACGCTGGCATGCCCCCAGCGAAGGCGTGAATTCTGTACCGGGAAGCGCTGGTCATGGGCAAAAAAGACATGAAGACGCCCGTCATCTGTCACCACACCGTTGGGTGCCATAAGCCTGCCACCCGCCGGCGTCACATGAAATCGCGGACGCCACGCCTCTATCACGTTCGCTCCTCGACGGGCCGTAGACACTAGTCTTTCACCTCGGTTGTGTGGAGTTTCTCGTCTAAATCCTCCGGGGCGAGGTTCGCACGGGAGAAATCTTGCGTCAAGGGGAGCTTAAGCTCGAGGTCCGTCCCGGGGCATAGTTCAATGACGCCCTTTTCAAGCTCGAAGTCCAAGACGTGGCCACCGCTGGTGCGATCGTCGTCAATAAAGTGCACGTGACACCCGGGAACCGAAATCCCTTTTTCGTAAATGGGGGTGCGGAAGCCAGCGATGACGCCCGATACGTCATTAAATACCTGGGCGGCATCCTCCTCAGTGACCTTGTGCATGGGCCGATAGGGGCGCTCTTGGCGAACCACGGTGCGAGTTCGCACCTCAGTGAATTTTCCGCGGATACGCAGGGCATACATGTAGTTTTCTGACGGGGTCATGCTGTCGATAAATGACGACAGGTCCGCCCGGCTGATGTGTGATGGCGCTTCGCGGACAATGCGGGGCACGAAGTTCGTTGCCACCGCGTAGGGTGTCCGCTGTTCGAGCTCTGCGGGGCGGGCTGTTCCGTCGTGTTTCAGCTGGTAACAGACACCGTCAATAATGACCATCTCACCATCGAGGGCATCGAAGGTCCCCAACCCGAAGTTGCCTTTCCCAAGCAACTCGCCGATGGTCATTTCTCCGTCGTAAATACCATCCAACAAAGCAGTCATTAGAGAGTTCTGGAAGATGGTGTGTCGCACTACTGGATGATCATGACTCATGGCCAGCAATATTACACGCATAGGGCGCACATCAGAGAAGATGTGCGCCCTTGGCTTGCTTCCTTCAGAAGAGAAAGGTTTTACTTCTTCTTCATGTCATCCAGGGCTTTCTTGCCATCCTTATTGGCTGTCTTAATCCTGGTCTTGAGGAAGTCGAACTCGTCCCAAATTTCTTGGGGGACCTTCGGACCCAAGCTCTTCAACCAACCTTCGGTATCGGAGAGATCCATCTGCCATTTATCCGCAGGTGCGGTCAGCGCAGCTTTGACATCCTTGGGGTCTGTGTCTAGGCCATCGATATCGATGTCCTTCGAGTAGGCGGTGTATCCGACCACCGTCCTCTTTGCATCGACGCGCCCCTCGATCCGATCCACGATCCACTTAAGGACACGGCTGTTTTCGCCGAAGCCCGGCCAGAGGAAACGACCGTCGTCGCCGCGGCGGAACCAGTTAACCAAGAAGACCTTAGGCAGCTTGTCTCCACCCTTCTTTCCGATGTCCAGCCAGTGCTGGAGGTAGTCGCCCACGTTGTAGCCGATGAACGGAAGCATGGCCATGGGGTCGTAACGAAGGGTACCGACCTTGGCTTCGGCAGCTGCGGCGGTTTGGCCGGAGGCTAGCGTTGCACCGATGAAGGTTGCGTGCTGCCAGTCGATAGCCTCTGTCACCAGCGGCACGGTATCGGGGCGACGTCCACCGAAGAGAATCGCGTCGACCGGCACGCCTTTCGGATCATTAAACTCTGGCGCAGCTACAGGGCATTGTTCGATCGGAACGCAGTACCGAGAATTCGGGTGCGAGGACAAGCAATCCTCGTCTGGTGTCCAATCCTTGCCTTTCCAGTCAATGAGGTGATCAGGCTCATTCTCCAGGCCTTCCCACCACACATCGCCATCGTCGGTCAACGCGACGTTGGTGAAGATGTTGTTTCCTCGCTCCATGGTCTTCATGGCGTTAGGGTTGGACTTGTAGTTGGTTCCCGGGGCGACCCCGAAGAAACCATTTTCTGGGTTGACCGCATATAGCCGACCATCGTCACCAAAGTGGAGCCAAGCGATGTCGTCGCCGATGACCTCGGCTTTCCAGCCGGGGATAGTCGGTTGAATCATCGCTAGGTTAGTCTTACCACACTGAGAGGGGAATGCCGCACAAATGTGGTATGGCTTGCCCTCCGGGGAGATGAGTTTCAGGATCAGCATGTGCTCTGCCATCCAGCCTTCATCCTTGGCCATGACAGAAGCAATACGGAGGGCGTAGCACTTCTTTGCCAAGATGGCGTTACCGCCATAGCCAGAACCGTATGACCAGATCACACGGTCCTCAGGGAACTGTGTGATGTACTTCGTCTCATTGCACGGCCACTTGACGTCTTCTTCGCCTGGCTCCAGCGGGTGACCAACGGAGTGAAGCCCCTTAACAAACGGGCCATCACCGATCTTGTCGAGGGCTTCCTTACCCATGCGGGTCATAATGCGCATCGACATCACAACATAGCCGGAGTCGGTGAGCTCGATCCCTAGCTTGGGGTCGGGATCGGTGATCGGGCCCATGCAGAATGGAACCACGTACATGGTCCGCCCCTTCATGGAACCCTTGAAGTGCTCGCTCATTTCGGCACGCATCTCGTCCGGGTCGCGCCAGTTGTTCGTCGGGCCGGCGCCATCTTCAGTCTTCGAGCAGATAAAGGTCCGAGACTCGACTCGAGCAACATCTGCAGGGTCAGACGATGCTAAGTATGAATTGGGTCGCTTTTCCTCATTAAGCTTGACCAGCGTCCCCTTCTTGACGAGATCCTCCGCGATAGCTTCCCATTCTTCGTCAGAGCCGTCGCAGAAAACGACCTTATCGGGCTGGCACAGTTCAGCACACTCCGAGATCCATTCGAGCATGTCTTGGTTCGTTGTAGGGGCATTACCTTCGAATCCCGGGATCGTAGGTACTGACATAGGATTACCTCCTCAGATCGATGTAGTGGGCCGGTCGCTTACACGGTTCTCAATCCCGCTCCCGGCTTCCATTACCACTCTAACCGTAAGGAGGGGACGAAAGACGCTCTTTACCCCAATCCGTGTAGCGATGAATGTCACATTTCGGGGGTATTTTGCGCCCGTTCAATCAACCCGCGCCCCTTAGTTTGTTTTCCTCGGTTTCTCCATCATTTTTTATTTCCCGTTTTAGCTTTTATCCCAGTTACCACGCTCAACACATTCCCATCGCCCCCGAGTCCACGTGTCTAAACATTGCTTTGAACTCGCATATCGCTTATTCAGCGTCGTTGAACCCCGCATTTTCACACGCTCGTCATCGGGAGACGTTTCATCCCCACCAGCTTTACTGTGATTCCTCTCACCGTCATTAAAGCTTTGCGCTCGCACCCCACCCAATGAATGTACTTGATATGAAATTTCATTATTGATGTCATGAAACTTCCTATGCTGGGTTTTTTCATGCGAAATCCCCTCCACAGCGACATCCCCATGGCCACTGCGCTCATCGACATTCATTGCCCACGAGGCATATCCCCCGTCGAACCGCACGGTGGTTACCCGGTCAACCATGCCGTCACCATCAGAGTCGGTATACACCGTCAAGCCATCGTCGTCGGAGAGTGTCACTGAATCACTAGTTCCGTCACCGTCAGCATCAAGCCGGGCATCACCGAGGTCGTAAAAGCTTCCCTCGAGTGACAACGTCAGCCCCGATACCCCCGGCGGCCCCGTCTCACAGTCCGTCAAACCACAGAGCGCCGAAACCGCCGGAGGCCCCACCGCCGAGTGGCCACCCCACCAGTCCCCCAACACCTCATCGCCGTCAAATAAGAAAAATGCATCCGACATTGTCGTTGCCTCTCGCTACGTATCGGATTACTTCACTTGCCACCCGGCCGTGCAATACCAGACCGCGATACGCCGGGACGCGATGAGGCCATCTCCATATGAGCAAGAGCCTCCTGCAAGGCCACTGTCCGCAAGCCCCCCGACCGCAGCCGCTTCACTCGTTTTTCCTCCGCATGGCTGGTAACCCGACGCGCATGATCAACCCACTGATCGCGCGCTAATGACAACGCATCCGCGCCACCCACCCGTCGAAAATTATTCTGAAGCTGCTGGTGACGCATATAACTGACCACAATCGCGCAAAACAAGCCAAAAGCTATTCCCAGGCTGATTGAGACACCGAACGCGGTCCCCACCAGGGGCATCACCACCATTCGAGCCACGCCTAGGCCCAGGCTGATCCCAACAGAAATGATCAAGATCCGCTCCGTCACGCTTGCTTCCGGAGGATCAAAGGGCACATCTATATACGGCACCGGCTCAGTACCGGCGGGCCGATCGTCATTCAACTGGTCCGTGGCGGCATCGATAATCTCGGGCAATTCTTTCGGGTCAAGGCACGAACGCCACGCCGACGATGCTGACCGATACGCATCCTGGACAGCACGATCCATCATTGCGCGACAATGTTGATTCGTCACGGCCATACTGTCCCGACGTTGCTTTTCCTCAGTATGCAACCAATTTCTCAAGGTGCTCGAAGGAAGCAGCACATGCGACGAAACGTCATACGTGAGTTTCTTCTCAGGTACACGGACAACGCCAATATCAGAAAGGACAGCCGTCGTGGCCGAGCTCGGCGTCGATACCCCAGATGACGGAACCGTCAACGTGTAATACTCTTCCACATCATCGACGGCCGGGCCGCGGTCAGAACTATCCGCCCCTGAATCCACCTCACTGTTTCCTGAGCTGATTCCTGAATCAGCTGCCGTCGACGATGCCACAAGTTCTTGCGCACATCGGTGGCATACCGTCATCAATTCATAATCGGAATAACAAATAGGGATGCCGTCCCAGTTACGAGGCAACTGCTTGCCATCACCGGGGAAAAACAGGGCACCAGCCGAGTTCTCAGACAGCGGCCCCTCAGCCGCCGAGAGAATCACAACATGATCCACTGCGCGACGCACAGCCTCAAGAATCCGCCGATCCTTATCGGGAATAATCGCATGCGTTGCGGGCGGTACCACTGCCACAACGACATCAGGTTGCACTTCAGGCCCCGCAGCGATAGCTACGTCCCATGTCACGTTCTTGGGGTCACCAGGGAAACCACCCCGTACGGCAGCTTCCACAACACCAGCTACCCGAGGAAGCGCCGCCACATCCGGCCCAATAATACTGACGACGAAATGTCGCTCTCCCCCTTCGTGTCCTCTATCACTCGGTCCGCCGACGTCAGATTCGGGAACGGCCGCCCACGAAGATTGCTGAGGAACCACAGGGGCGCTCACGCAACATCACCCACTTGAACGTCGATAACCTCTTGTATTCGATCACGCATCGCGGGATCCACCGCAGCACTCTGTTCCAATGCGGTCGAGACCTCTACTGGGGTGCCAACATGTGTTACGGCATGATCAAAAAAACGTCGAGCCTCACTGTTGCTATGCGGATACGACATTTGAATAAAACGAATTAGCGACGAGACCGGCATCCCCGGCTGCATAACGTCCCCCTAATTAATGAGCCACGCCCATCCCCCGACGCAGCATGATACTCAATTGTATGCGCCAATATTATGGCCAGTATTCACACCGCGATCAACCCTAAAGAGAAGAATTCCCCACATAATCCCCACGCAACCCTTCCATCATTCAGGACAGCTACCCATAAAAAGTAGTCATGATGCTCACAACACGATCAGCGAAAGATTGATTAAAGGTAGGCCTCCCTGGCAAAATAACCCCGGTGTCCACGAATCTTGAAGGCCCAATTGGCGAGCTCCCCCACGGTCGGCCCCCGCAAACCGTCGTCAACGACGGTCGAGATTACCCCCGACTAGGAACCGTGAGCTTCCGACGAGGAACACTGACACCTCGTCAACAAGAACTGTGGGACGAGAAATGGCCAACATACGGTCGCGTCCTCGATGACACTGTTATTGATACCGACGGCTGGTTCGGTCGATCCGCCCCCACCATCCTCGAGATCGGATCAGGAACCGGCACGTCCACAATAGCTATGGCATCCCGCGAACCCGACCTCAACGTCATCGCGGTTGACCTCTATAAACCTGGACTCGCGAAACTGCTCGGCGCCTTCACCCGGGAAAACCTCACCAATATCAGAATGGTTCGTGGCGATGGCGTCGAAGTTCTCCACCGCATGATTGCACCAGAGTCGCTATTAGGGGTGCGAATCTTTTTCCCCGACCCCTGGCCCAAAGCACGCCATCACAAACGTCGCATCATACAGTCAGGAACGCTGCATTTAATCGCATCCCGGCTCAAACCCGGTGGGGTACTCCACGTCGCAACTGATCACACTGGCTATGCCGAGTGGATCGACGACCTCGTCACCGTGGAACCGCTCCTTGAGTACAAGGGCTGGCCATGGAATG
This window encodes:
- the budA gene encoding acetolactate decarboxylase, encoding MSHDHPVVRHTIFQNSLMTALLDGIYDGEMTIGELLGKGNFGLGTFDALDGEMVIIDGVCYQLKHDGTARPAELEQRTPYAVATNFVPRIVREAPSHISRADLSSFIDSMTPSENYMYALRIRGKFTEVRTRTVVRQERPYRPMHKVTEEDAAQVFNDVSGVIAGFRTPIYEKGISVPGCHVHFIDDDRTSGGHVLDFELEKGVIELCPGTDLELKLPLTQDFSRANLAPEDLDEKLHTTEVKD
- a CDS encoding DUF6802 family protein gives rise to the protein MSDAFFLFDGDEVLGDWWGGHSAVGPPAVSALCGLTDCETGPPGVSGLTLSLEGSFYDLGDARLDADGDGTSDSVTLSDDDGLTVYTDSDGDGMVDRVTTVRFDGGYASWAMNVDERSGHGDVAVEGISHEKTQHRKFHDINNEISYQVHSLGGVRAQSFNDGERNHSKAGGDETSPDDERVKMRGSTTLNKRYASSKQCLDTWTRGRWECVERGNWDKS
- a CDS encoding phosphoenolpyruvate carboxykinase (GTP); this translates as MSVPTIPGFEGNAPTTNQDMLEWISECAELCQPDKVVFCDGSDEEWEAIAEDLVKKGTLVKLNEEKRPNSYLASSDPADVARVESRTFICSKTEDGAGPTNNWRDPDEMRAEMSEHFKGSMKGRTMYVVPFCMGPITDPDPKLGIELTDSGYVVMSMRIMTRMGKEALDKIGDGPFVKGLHSVGHPLEPGEEDVKWPCNETKYITQFPEDRVIWSYGSGYGGNAILAKKCYALRIASVMAKDEGWMAEHMLILKLISPEGKPYHICAAFPSQCGKTNLAMIQPTIPGWKAEVIGDDIAWLHFGDDGRLYAVNPENGFFGVAPGTNYKSNPNAMKTMERGNNIFTNVALTDDGDVWWEGLENEPDHLIDWKGKDWTPDEDCLSSHPNSRYCVPIEQCPVAAPEFNDPKGVPVDAILFGGRRPDTVPLVTEAIDWQHATFIGATLASGQTAAAAEAKVGTLRYDPMAMLPFIGYNVGDYLQHWLDIGKKGGDKLPKVFLVNWFRRGDDGRFLWPGFGENSRVLKWIVDRIEGRVDAKRTVVGYTAYSKDIDIDGLDTDPKDVKAALTAPADKWQMDLSDTEGWLKSLGPKVPQEIWDEFDFLKTRIKTANKDGKKALDDMKKK
- a CDS encoding glycoside hydrolase family 32 protein — protein: MSTARRGANVIEAWRPRFHVTPAGGRLMAPNGVVTDDGRLHVFFAHDQRFPVQNSRLRWGHASVVVTPGPDGHTPRLRSEWRFHPDVLVPNHDYDRDGCLSGSAVRDDDGTVRLVYTGIVAPQGEGRRVHNSTPAEDSASGHFSADWCNASVNLAALFDTSGRHGGWCRPSSHNPLLDSASSPEGACGPFVFRDPDSPYGGWRMVLGSVQEPSLTLYRSDNLRTWTADGPLTLDTTDAEEGDTFDIVPEASTWEYPNLLRMRDCSTGEDKDVLVVSMRGVSPHAHHFASSAQCVYWVGRLEGTTFHIERGCSELDLGHEFYAARFAPVTGDDAAVNDAIMIAWAGLPDADDQPTADDGWVHCLTMPRRVRLCGGRLVQEFVTTSSAAADVASGVIDSAIIPETNVYGTMVGVRRDIPEPRHRSHLGLVSADGVHIDVDMMRNKAGDLLVRIDRTEQSYHDGPDVRGVMILSEAIDNYRNHIGKAELLLSVDGSIMEAGVAGYTLTSRLFLNRGDHWAEETWS
- the trmB gene encoding tRNA (guanosine(46)-N7)-methyltransferase TrmB — encoded protein: MSTNLEGPIGELPHGRPPQTVVNDGRDYPRLGTVSFRRGTLTPRQQELWDEKWPTYGRVLDDTVIDTDGWFGRSAPTILEIGSGTGTSTIAMASREPDLNVIAVDLYKPGLAKLLGAFTRENLTNIRMVRGDGVEVLHRMIAPESLLGVRIFFPDPWPKARHHKRRIIQSGTLHLIASRLKPGGVLHVATDHTGYAEWIDDLVTVEPLLEYKGWPWNESPILTDRQLTTKFENRGLSMDHTIREYLWRRK